Proteins from a single region of Vanessa cardui chromosome 13, ilVanCard2.1, whole genome shotgun sequence:
- the LOC124534882 gene encoding uncharacterized protein LOC124534882, producing MDASCIILGCLLLIQMAAILMLLNPIHDLRRRARQMNNIMKRHRSYCFLLLGVYFSCVVYLGMFIPLQNIYNLIANNFLNKYEKLVLLSRVEKNYLIAGFSVFLFIVLNGVRSLTIYAANVLELSIATNSLALEESRNSHKLNKVKVPPPVLILPNLLRVKRSISCETILFAKELREYLKTILKNAELPYNSCTITNILQANVDRK from the coding sequence ATGGACGCCAGCTGCATTATCCTCGGTTGCCTGCTTCTCATACAGATGGCTGCAATCCTCATGTTATTGAACCCAATTCACGACTTAAGAAGAAGAGCCAGGCAGATGAATAATATCATGAAACGTCATAGAAGTTATTGCTTCCTTTTACTCGGCGTGTATTTCAGTTGCGTTGTGTATCTGGGGATGTTTATACcattacagaatatatacaATTTGATCGCAAACAACTTCctcaataaatatgaaaaattggtaCTTCTAAGCAGAGTcgaaaagaattatttaatcgCTGGTTTTTCGGTTTTCCTTTTCATAGTACTTAATGGTGTAAGATCTTTGACAATTTATGCAGCAAATGTTTTAGAATTATCGATTGCAACTAATTCACTAGCTTTAGAAGAATCTCGTAATTCACACAAGTTAAACAAGGTAAAAGTACCACCGCCGGTGCTCATACTACCAAATTTATTAAGAGTGAAAAGGTCAATATCGTGCGAGACAATTTTGTTTGCAAAAGAGCTCCGCGAGTATCTGAAGACTATATTAAAAAACGCTGAGCTGCCATACAATAGCTGTACTATTACAAATATCTTACAAGCCAATGTAGACCGTAAATAA